One genomic segment of Clavelina lepadiformis chromosome 3, kaClaLepa1.1, whole genome shotgun sequence includes these proteins:
- the LOC143449604 gene encoding uncharacterized protein LOC143449604 → MEQNISERQEFVEEEIEGEPAILRPSRIRFTHKYIAPCFRDDNELIEEVANDVISGKRSLDIYLPLLVFQMDGHFYTWFNQKLYLLRLLECRGVIKAVECLIVSHFSIGLSPFTSECNGLRTNFREGSPQWHGPINVESCDEDDETIPLITPSQNIAGKNTLSSTKKSLCEKCIDFWQREDRHEALGLGILLHWSVWFAIKYCEQSAYTSA, encoded by the exons atggagCAAAATATTTCTGAGCGCCAAGAATTTGTAGAAGAGGAAATTGAAGGCGAACCTGCTATTCTTCGGCCTTCACGAATTCGGTTTACTCATAAATACATCGCGCCTTGTTTTCGTGATGACAACGAACTTATTGAAGAAGTTgccaatgacgtcatatctgGAAAGCGATCACTCGACATTTATTTACCGCTTTTGGTCTTTCAAATGGATGGTCATTTTTACACTTGGTTCAACCAAAAGCTTTATCTATTACGGTTATTAGAATGCCGGGGTGTCATAAAAGCTGTCGAATGTTTAATTGTTTCCCACTTCAGCATCGGACTAAGTCCTTTTACCAGTGAATGCAACGGACTTCGAACTAACTTTAGGGAAGGTTCGCCGCAGTGGCACGG GCCAATTAACGTAGAATCTTGCGATGAGGATGACGAAACAATACCACTGATTAC ACCTTCCCAAAATATAGCCGGTAAGAATACTTTGTCGTCGaccaaaaaaagtttatgtGAAAAATGTATCGATTTCTGGCAAAGAGAAGACAGGCACGAAGCCTTGGGATTGGGCATCCTTCTTCACTGGAGTGTGtggtttgcaataaaatattgtgaACAGAGCGCTTACACATCTGCATGA